TGTCGACGGTTCACGACCTATAAGCATAGCTGTCTCAGCGATGCTCGATAGAGAGTTCGGTCACTTTCTTGAGGCAATGTTGAGGGTCGAAACTACATGCCACGCGCGCGTTCCAATGTCCCGGCCATGCTCGTAAGAAGTTGGCCGATCTATTCTCCAACCGGATTTACTTCCAGGCCCTCATGTGCTCCCAAGAGTAACTCGTCGCAGCGGGCCACAAAAAAGCCGACCCCCCAAGAACGATCGAGAATCGCTCCAGGCAGTTCGGCTTAGTCGGTCGTCGTCGAGTCCATGACGTGCGATTCCTCCCTGACGTATTTGGCAAGCATAGCCTACGACTCCGAGGGCGCTACCTCATGACCGTCACCTCAGGTCGATGCGCACGGGACCGAAGCTATCGGACGGTGTCCGAGGTTGCAGACCACCCAAGACATTCCCACTCCCGCCCCGCTCAAGCCGGCAGCAGGTCGCGGTGAGGACAGGTTTGGAAGTCAGATACCGCGGCTCGTCTCCAGTGCTTCCGAGCTGGCGTCTGCGAACCCGGACCGGCTGACGGCTCGACTGATAGCGGGGTTCGTGACGTGATCGGGGTAGACCGAATCTAAGCTGTGCCCCTCCATGATGCGCCCTGCGCCGAGCCAGTAAATAGAAAGCCTCAAAAGGGGAAACATACACACGATCAGTGATTACCTAAGCTAACCGCTGCATCGTTGCGTTTACCATGACGATTAGTGCGTATTCTGCACCCTTTGCTGCAATATCCAACCGTTCAGGGACAAATTATGCCCGACAACTTCCCAGTCCCGAGGACCGCTAACGGAGCATCCGGCTACAAAATATGCTGCTCCCGATGGGCTATCGAAGACAATAGGCGTGTTAACTACTAGTAATTCTGGATTGGATGACTCCTTAAGGTCGCCGGTATATAGAGCGTTAGTTTTCCGCTTCCGGGTTGCCTCATTCAGAGAGCCTTTCGATTCTTTCCGTATCGTCGAACCTGGAAGCAAACGCACCTTGCCTTTGATATACTCAGCTTTGGCGGACGCGTCACCGTAAACTACATGTAAAGCGACGACATTGATGTCTGGAGTCTCCAGAATCGGCACATCATAGTAAGTCTTTCCTCGAGTGACTTCATCGAAACTTCCTACCCACTCGTCCCTCAGTGCGCACACCTTCAACTGAAAATCCTCTAATGCCTCTCCTTTTGACGATAAAGCTTTCAATTCTTTAAAGGTACCCGTCTCAGCAATACGCTTAGCCTCCCTCATGTAATCATTCGCGACACTGCCGAGTTCTTCCAGGATAAGCACAAAAGCTGTTTGTACGCCATCATCAGTCATTAGCGTCGCCTCTTTAAACAAGCCGAAAGCGAAAAGAAGATTCGGGAATTAGACCAACTCATGAAGAAGCTTCAGTTACAGTTAATG
The sequence above is drawn from the Thiocapsa rosea genome and encodes:
- a CDS encoding DUF4357 domain-containing protein, producing the protein MTDDGVQTAFVLILEELGSVANDYMREAKRIAETGTFKELKALSSKGEALEDFQLKVCALRDEWVGSFDEVTRGKTYYDVPILETPDINVVALHVVYGDASAKAEYIKGKVRLLPGSTIRKESKGSLNEATRKRKTNALYTGDLKESSNPELLVVNTPIVFDSPSGAAYFVAGCSVSGPRDWEVVGHNLSLNGWILQQRVQNTH